The following coding sequences lie in one Pempheris klunzingeri isolate RE-2024b chromosome 13, fPemKlu1.hap1, whole genome shotgun sequence genomic window:
- the LOC139211517 gene encoding uncharacterized protein, whose translation MMRPKDLRQGSGTKTFLDAMHGGKVHLARFILDALDGRIINSKTENSRTPLMYAVCLQDPGTRAKFTRLLLEKGADVNCQDEDGRTALSHACEMGHLDMVKLLVQFNADPDVSDAWGNSALMYAAFSGHSQILEFLVRAFKRLGLRLDRTNNAGHSAIEVANFFGHNQCVQILNFPCRRGVGADDPLADVGTVGEGDCRLPNRLPRHVLERFSKQLNNNDDQLPGVFQRQLKIGDSGRLWNRFRCPRSQSPEDNHRHSWALPPQIEKSQTEVDHSILFSAKQLQNCQLRELRGAKTLNSLPEPSQKDVSRKTGLHEQTSVSFPLWGKAKSFNLDLLSSRKQSYQGDVRDMSLSASKLKRASLQDERCLIDKMECQGNTQSLTNDADKTVSVPKPLLNGKSQPVRAMEENVKSQNEEASDIAPSSRREQQKRGSFGPTSRHNKLLLARGEMESGKIPSRTPGFMGLGTRLLRRFTAPEFMRMVIDCSSASSNGRGRMSRSETFPLPHTHQQVNSQPSVDSISGVKCEFESSSSQSTLD comes from the coding sequence ATGATGCGGCCGAAAGATTTACGCCAGGGCTCTGGCACCAAGACCTTCCTAGATGCCATGCATGGTGGTAAAGTTCACCTCGCTCGCTTTATCTTGGATGCGTTGGACGGACGCATCATCAACTCTAAGACAGAAAACAGCCGCACCCCGCTCATGTATGCTGTCTGCCTACAAGACCCTGGGACCAGGGCCAAGTTCACCCGACTGCTGCTGGAGAAAGGGGCAGATGTCAACTGCCAGGATGAGGACGGTCGCACAGCCCTGAGCCATGCCTGTGAGATGGGTCACCTGGACATGGTCAAGCTTCTAGTGCAGTTCAATGCTGACCCGGATGTGTCTGACGCCTGGGGTAACAGCGCTCTGATGTATGCAGCCTTTTCCGGGCACAGCCAGATTTTGGAGTTCCTGGTCCGGGCTTTCAAAAGACTTGGACTGAGGCTGGACAGAACCAATAATGCTGGTCACTCAGCCATCGAGGTGGCCAACTTCTTTGGACACAACCAGTGTGTGCAGATTCTGAACTTTCCTTGCAGGAGGGGTGTAGGCGCAGATGATCCACTTGCCGACGTGGGTACTGTTGGTGAAGGAGACTGCCGGCTGCCCAACAGGCTCCCCAGGCATGTTCTGGAAAGGTTTTCCAAGCAGTTGAATAACAATGATGACCAACTGCCTGGGGTATTTCAGAGACAGCTGAAGATTGGAGACAGCGGCCGGCTGTGGAACCGCTTCAGGTGCCCCAGGAGCCAGTCTCCAGAGGACAACCATCGCCACAGCTGGGCTCTGCCTCCTCAGATAGAGAAAAGCCAGACTGAGGTGGATCACAGCATACTCTTCAGTGCCAAACAACTGCAAAACTGCCAGCTTAGAGAACTAAGAGGGGCTAAAACACTGAACTCTCTGCCCGAGCCAAGCCAGAAAGATGTCAGCCGAAAAACCGGACtccatgagcaaacatcagtaAGTTTTCCTCTGTGGGGAAAAGCAAAGTCATTTAACCTGGACCTTCTGAGCAGCAGAAAGCAGTCCTATCAGGGTGATGTTCGTGACATGAGCCTGTCAGCCAGCAAATTAAAGAGAGCCTCACTACAGGATGAGAGATGCCTGATAGACAAGATGGAATGTCAGGGGAATACCCAGAGCCTGACAAACGATGCTGACAAAACTGTCTCAGTGCCAAAACCTCTTTTAAACGGCAAGAGTCAGCCTGTGAGAGCAATGGAGGAGAATGTCAAATCACAGAATGAAGAGGCCAGTGACATAGCTCCATCAAGCAgaagagagcagcagaagaggGGAAGCTTTGGCCCGACCAGCAGACACAACAAACTGCTGTTGGCCAGAGGGGAGATGGAGTCGGGAAAGATCCCAAGCCGTACGCCGGGGTTCATGGGCCTGGGGACCAGACTGCTGCGGCGATTCACCGCTCCAGAGTTCATGAGGATGGTGATAGACTGTTCATCAGCCTCCTCAAATGGCCGAGGACGGATGTCACGGTCCGAAaccttccctctccctcacacacatcagcaggTCAACAGCCAGCCGAGCGTCGACAGCATCAGTGGGGTGAAGTGTGAGTTTGAAAGCAGCTCATCTCAGTCCACCCTCGATTAG
- the LOC139212161 gene encoding serine/threonine-protein kinase PAK 6 → MFRKKKKKRPEISAPKNFEHRVHTSFDAKRGCFVGLPTQWQSLIENLRRPRPMVDPSRITEVELRPKKTIVRGSMIGHGDYIAAMINDMNRLSVTSSNSLRKSSPSARKRAQSLGRLGEVNEGDPYQYEGLTQDDEDDEDAGQDHWRDKARNIHSETNTPYLGMKKSITLQPNGILPKAKSTYEVSVSSLEGPSLPAQSQNIPVLSHGPYMSGEVGSPQERVIWKRDFQLPRGMPPSQRPIACFYSPAMTVQQPHGDQATVTTELRPNLPMYMHPQNSPGRPFSSYDLKADSAVRYHSGFLPTGNSSPLVGGIRPQRTVRSSASYTLGLSPNMGLRPNGPDTFLRHSGCPNPPYPRQDSPSQPRPSPTGSLATSPPGTCSPAFRPPQHPSPRPPPDPPKVTHEQFKAALQMVVDKGDPRSYLENFVKIGEGSTGVVCIATEKHSGRQVAVKMMDLRRQQRRELLFNEVVIMRDYQHRNVVEMFKSALVEEELWVIMEYLQGGALTNIVSETRLSEEQIATVCEAVLQALAYLHSQGVIHRDIKSDSILLTLDGRVKLSDFGFCAQISKDIPKRKSLVGTPYWMAPEVISKSPYGTEVDVWSMGVMVVEMVDGEPPYFSETPVAAMKRLRDEPAPTVRNVSQVSPVLKDFLDRMLTRDPLERASATDLLEHPFLLQSGSPQCLVPLVEQYRKRMSRC, encoded by the exons ATGTTCcgcaagaagaaaaagaagaggccTGAGATATCAGCGCCCAAGAACTTTGAGCACCGTGTCCACACCTCATTTGATGCCAAGCGTGGCTGCTTTGTGGGCCTGCCGACACAATGGCAAAGCCTGATAGAGAACCTGCGCAGGCCCAGACCTATGGTGGACCCCTCCAGGATCACAGAGGTGGAGCTGAGGCCAAAGAAG ACCATTGTGCGTGGGAGCATGATCGGCCATGGAGACTACATCGCAGCCATGATCAATGATATGAACCGCCTGTCTGTGACCAGCTCCAACTCTTTGAGGAAGAGCAGCCCCTCAGCCAGGAAGAGGGCCCAGTCTCTGGGAAGGTTGGGGGAAGTTAACGAGGGAGACCCTTACCAGTATGAGGGCCTGACTCAGGATGACGAGGATGACGAGGATGCGGGTCAAGACCACTGGAGGGACAAGGCCAGGAACATCCACAGTGAGACCAACACCCCCTACTTGGGCATGAAGAAGAGCATCACTCTGCAGCCCAATGGGATCTTGCCAAAGGCCAAGTCCACCTATGAAGTCAGCGTCAGCTCCCTGGAGGGACCCTCACTGCCTGCTCAGTCTCAGAACATCCCAGTGTTAAGTCACGGGCCTTATATGAGCGGTGAGGTGGGCAGCCCTCAGGAGAGAGTGATATGGAAGAGAGATTTCCAGCTGCCCAGAGGAATGCCACCAAGCCAGAGACCTATAGCTTGTTTTTACAGCCCAGCTATGACTGTTCAGCAGCCCCATGGAGATCAAGCGACAGTCACCACGGAGCTCCGACCCAACCTACCAATGTACATGCACCCGCAGAACAGCCCTGGGAGGCCGTTCTCCTCTTATGACCTGAAA GCAGACTCGGCAGTGAGGTACCACTCCGGCTTCCTGCCCACTGGCAACAGCAGTCCTCTTGTGGGTGGCATCAGACCCCAGCGAACTGTGCGCTCCTCAGCTAGCTACACTCTGGGCCTGTCTCCTAACATGGGACTGAGACCCAATGGGCCTGACACCTTCCTCAGACACTCTGGATGCCCCAATCCTCCCTACCCCCGGCAAGACAGCCCTTCCCAACCTCGCCCCTCACCTACAGGCTCACTAGCCACCAGCCCTCCAGGCACCTGCTCCCCCGCCTTCAGACCCCCACAACATCCTTCACCCAGACCACCACCAGACCCACCCAAGGTGACCCATGAGCAGTTCAAGGCGGCCCTGCAGATGGTGGTAGACAAGGGTGATCCGCGCTCTTATCTGGAGAACTTTGTGAAGATTGGGGAGGGCTCGACGGGGGTGGTGTGTATCGCTACAGAGAAGCACAGTGGCCGGCAGGTGGCGGTGAAGATGATGGACTTGCGgcggcagcagaggagagagctgcTCTTTAATGAG GTGGTCATCATGAGGGACTATCAGCACAGGAACGTGGTGGAGATGTTTAAGTCCGccctggtggaggaggagctgtgggTTATCATGGAGTACCTGCAGGGTGGAGCACTGACCAACATAGTGTCCGAAACCAG gctgagtGAAGAGCAGATTGCCACAGTCTGTGAAGCTGTTTTGCAAGCCCTGGCCTATCTCCATTCACAGGGAGTCATCCACAGAGACATCAAGAGCGACTCTATACTACTTACATTAGATGGAAGG GTCAAGCTTTCAGACTTTGGCTTCTGTGCTCAGATCAGCAAGGACATCCCTAAGAGGAAGTCTTTAGTGGGGACACCTTATTGGATGGCTCCTGAGGTCATCTCCAAATCACCATATGGCACTGAG GTGGATGTTTGGTCGATGGGTGTCATGGTGGTGGAGATGGTGGACGGAGAGCCCCCGTACTTCAGTGAAACCCCTGTAGCAGCTATGAAGAGACTGAGGGATGAGCCAGCTCCTACTGTGCGAAACGTCAGCCAG gtCTCCCCAGTTCTAAAAGACTTCCTGGACCGTATGCTGACTCGGGACCCCCTAGAGCGGGCCAGTGCCACTGACCTGCTGGAGCATCCCTTCCTGCTGCAGAGTGGCTCACCTCAGTGCCTGGTCCCACTGGTGGAGCAGTACCGCAAGCGCATGTCCCGTTGTTGA